The following proteins come from a genomic window of Lolium rigidum isolate FL_2022 chromosome 5, APGP_CSIRO_Lrig_0.1, whole genome shotgun sequence:
- the LOC124654535 gene encoding uncharacterized protein LOC124654535 — protein MAAIWVALAVMLVATAQVAAAGPVTAPAFLWAPKNYGLSSSEAKEVVHYQTLSPKSLAKSVLEEGGWSNLVCSKDGPQKNVDVAVLFLGSKLQSSDISKDKQADPALADTLKLSFSSSELSMAFPYVAISEDEALENSLLSGFTENCEDGSRGYHITYTDTCAASSESMKKHSSVDSIQDLVKSRMGNNPTGQTELIVFCSGGFKDNVKSEGELLSEVVSVLNKSGAKYSILYASQPYGLLENTSELPLARYLAEKTNETKPILEKCDGECQLKSTLLEGVFVGLVLLIILISGLCCMMGIDTPSRFEAAQD, from the exons ATGGCGGCGATCTGGGTGGCGCTGGCGGTGATGCTGGTCGCCACTGCTCAGGTGGCGGCGGCTGGCCCGGTTACGGCGCCGGCCTTCCTCTGGGCGCCCAAGAACTACGG ACTCAGTTCTAGTGAGGCTAAAGAAGTTGTCCACTATCAGACACTCTCCCCAAAGAGCTTAGCTAAATCTGTTCTCGAGGAAGGTGGCTGGTCTAACTTGGTG TGTTCAAAGGATGGTCCTCAAAAGAATGTTGATGTTGCAGTTCTTTTTCTTGGATCAAAG CTACAATCATCGGACATCTCTAAAGATAAACAAGCCGATCCAGCTTTAGCGGACACACTGAAG CTAtcattctcaagctctgagctttCCATGGCATTTCCTTATGTTGCCATCTCAGAAGATGAAGCATTAGAGAACTCATTGCTCTCTGGATTTACTGAGAATTGTGAGGATGGCTCCCGAGGATATCACATCACATACACTGACACATGCGCTGCAAGCAGTGAAAGTATGAAGAAACATTCGAGCGTGGATTCCATTCAA GACTTGGTCAAGTCACGGATGGGAAACAACCCAACTGGACAGACTGAGCTAATTGTCTTCTGTAGTGGCGGTTTCAAGGACAATGTCAAATCAGAAG GGGAGTTGCTTTCGGAGGTGGTTTCTGTGCTTAACAAGTCTGGGGCTAAATATTCGATCCTGTATGCTTCGCAACCCTATGGTTTGTTGGAGAACACTTCCGAACTGCCATTGGCCAGGTACCTTGCAGAGAAGACCAATGAAACTAAACCCATCCTAGAGAAATGCGATGGAGAGTGCCAACTAAAATCAACTCTCCTGGAAGGAGTTTTTGTG GGATTGGTGCTGCTTATCATCTTGATCTCAGGACTCTGCTGCATGATGGGGATTGATACTCCATCAAGGTTCGAGGCTGCCCAGGATTAA